One segment of Kitasatospora viridis DNA contains the following:
- a CDS encoding PLP-dependent aminotransferase family protein yields MSDSSSIETVVAILRAEIARLGPGERLPSSRDLIARHGVGPVTVSRAIALLAAEGAVVTRPGSGTYVAARRPHAAAGEPDTSWQAVALAGRDPLPDRPDEQSGAPLPPDAITLSGGYLHENLQPTRPLGAALARAARRPDAWHRAPAAGLSTLRTIFARQVGGGIGPEDVLVTGGGQGALSMLFRAVAPPGSPVLVESPTYPGALAAARAAGLHPVPVPIDGHGLRPDLLADAFAMTGARLLYCQPTFHNPTGTVLSPERRGQVVAVARAAGAFLIEDDFARHLGHGRPAPRPLVADDRDGTVVHLTSLTKPGSPSLRIGALVARGPVMARLLGMRRVDDFFIARPLQEAAVELLSTPAWDRHLRALATALQHRCAVLADALARELPDWTLARVPEGGLHLWLRLPPGHTEAAVAEAATAHRVAVNLGRQYFPAEPTAGHLRLGFAAAAEPADLAEAARRLAVAVRTLGPAAG; encoded by the coding sequence ATGTCCGACAGTAGCAGTATCGAGACCGTGGTGGCGATCCTCCGGGCCGAGATCGCCCGGCTCGGACCGGGCGAACGGCTGCCCAGCAGCCGCGACCTGATCGCCCGTCACGGCGTCGGCCCCGTCACCGTCTCCCGCGCGATCGCGCTGCTGGCTGCCGAGGGCGCCGTCGTCACCCGCCCCGGGAGCGGCACCTACGTCGCCGCCCGCCGACCGCACGCCGCCGCGGGTGAGCCGGACACCTCCTGGCAGGCCGTCGCCCTGGCCGGCCGCGACCCGCTCCCGGACCGGCCCGACGAACAGTCAGGCGCCCCGCTGCCGCCCGACGCCATCACGCTCTCCGGCGGCTACCTGCACGAGAACCTCCAGCCCACCCGGCCGCTCGGCGCCGCCCTGGCCCGGGCCGCCCGCCGCCCCGACGCCTGGCACCGCGCCCCCGCCGCCGGCCTGTCCACCCTGCGCACGATCTTCGCCCGCCAGGTCGGCGGCGGGATCGGACCCGAGGACGTGCTGGTCACCGGCGGCGGCCAGGGCGCGCTGTCCATGCTGTTCCGCGCCGTCGCCCCGCCTGGCAGCCCCGTCCTGGTCGAGTCCCCGACCTACCCGGGCGCGCTCGCCGCCGCCCGCGCGGCCGGCCTGCACCCGGTGCCCGTCCCGATCGACGGCCACGGCCTGCGCCCCGACCTGCTCGCCGACGCCTTCGCCATGACCGGCGCCCGGCTGCTCTACTGCCAGCCGACCTTCCACAACCCCACCGGCACCGTGCTCAGCCCCGAACGGCGCGGGCAGGTCGTGGCGGTGGCCCGGGCCGCCGGGGCCTTCCTGATCGAGGACGACTTCGCCCGCCACCTCGGCCACGGCCGCCCGGCGCCGCGCCCGCTGGTCGCCGACGACCGCGACGGCACCGTCGTCCACCTCACCTCGCTGACCAAACCCGGCTCGCCCAGCCTGCGGATCGGCGCGCTCGTCGCCCGCGGGCCGGTGATGGCCAGACTGCTCGGCATGCGGCGGGTCGACGACTTCTTCATCGCCCGCCCGCTCCAGGAGGCCGCGGTCGAACTGCTCAGCACCCCGGCCTGGGACCGCCACCTGCGCGCCCTGGCCACCGCGCTCCAGCACCGCTGCGCCGTGCTGGCCGACGCGCTGGCCCGGGAACTGCCGGACTGGACGCTCGCCCGGGTGCCGGAGGGCGGCCTGCACCTGTGGCTGCGGCTACCGCCCGGCCACACCGAGGCGGCCGTCGCGGAGGCGGCGACGGCCCACCGGGTGGCCGTCAACCTCGGCCGGCAGTACTTCCCGGCCGAGCCGACCGCCGGGCACCTGCGCCTCGGCTTCGCCGCGGCGGCCGAACCCGCCGACCTCGCCGAGGCGGCCCGCCGGCTGGCGGTGGCCGTCCGGACGCTGGGGCCGGCGGCGGGCTGA
- a CDS encoding GlcG/HbpS family heme-binding protein: MTATAPLTTAEAETLLATARAAAEAAGVAVSVTVLDAGGHLLAFRRDDRAVLISGETSTRKAYTALQLDAPTADLVDLVKPDGPFHSLPTALDRPLLFIAGGIPVRRAGRLVGAIGVGGGAPDQDHSFAAAALRELEQTVGR, from the coding sequence ATGACCGCCACCGCCCCGCTGACCACCGCCGAGGCCGAGACCCTGCTCGCCACCGCCCGCGCCGCCGCCGAGGCGGCCGGGGTCGCGGTCAGCGTCACCGTGCTGGACGCCGGCGGGCACCTGCTGGCCTTCCGCCGCGACGACCGGGCGGTGCTGATCTCCGGCGAGACCAGCACCCGCAAGGCCTACACCGCCCTCCAGTTGGACGCCCCGACCGCCGACCTGGTCGACCTGGTCAAGCCCGACGGCCCGTTCCACTCCCTGCCGACCGCCCTGGACCGGCCGCTGCTCTTCATCGCCGGCGGCATCCCGGTGCGCCGCGCGGGCCGGCTGGTCGGCGCCATCGGCGTCGGCGGCGGCGCCCCGGACCAGGACCACTCGTTCGCCGCCGCCGCGCTGCGCGAGCTCGAACAGACCGTCGGCCGCTGA
- a CDS encoding MFS transporter: MPLALLALAIGAFGIGTTEFVVMGLLPQIAGDYGVSIPTAGLLVTGYAIGVVLGAPLMTVLGTRINRRTMLMVLMGLFTLGNLLSALAPSFGVMLAGRIVASLAHGAFFGIGSVVAADLVAPNKKAGAIATMFTGLTVANIVGVPLGTYIGQAVGWRATFAGVAALGVVGLLGIAKLVPALPRPAGTRLRRELAAFRNVQVILAMAMTVLGFGGVFAAITYIAPMMTHVAGYSEGAVTGLLVLFGIGMFLGNLLGGRFADRRLMPMLYASLGGLAVVLALFTVTAHSKPLAAVTILLVGALGFATVPPLQKRVLDQAHGAPTLASAMNIGAFNLGNALAAWLGGTVISAGLGYTAPNWVGAALATAALLLALLSAALERRDRHTGPVGAESAGAEPRVPVRH; encoded by the coding sequence ATGCCTCTCGCACTCCTCGCCCTGGCCATCGGGGCCTTCGGCATCGGCACCACCGAGTTCGTGGTCATGGGCCTGCTGCCGCAGATCGCCGGCGACTACGGCGTGTCCATCCCCACAGCGGGACTCCTCGTCACCGGCTACGCCATCGGCGTCGTCCTCGGCGCGCCGCTGATGACGGTGCTCGGCACCCGGATCAACCGCCGGACCATGCTGATGGTGCTGATGGGCCTGTTCACCCTCGGCAACCTGCTGTCCGCCCTCGCGCCGAGCTTCGGCGTGATGCTCGCCGGCCGGATCGTCGCCTCGCTCGCCCACGGCGCCTTCTTCGGCATCGGCTCGGTGGTCGCGGCCGACCTGGTCGCGCCGAACAAGAAGGCCGGCGCGATCGCCACCATGTTCACCGGCCTGACCGTCGCCAACATCGTCGGCGTGCCGCTGGGCACCTACATCGGCCAGGCCGTCGGCTGGCGCGCCACCTTCGCCGGCGTCGCCGCGCTCGGCGTGGTCGGCCTGCTGGGCATCGCCAAGCTGGTGCCGGCGCTCCCCCGGCCGGCGGGCACCCGGCTGCGCCGGGAGCTGGCCGCCTTCCGCAACGTCCAGGTCATCCTGGCGATGGCCATGACGGTGCTCGGCTTCGGCGGCGTGTTCGCCGCGATCACCTACATCGCCCCGATGATGACCCACGTCGCCGGCTACTCGGAGGGTGCGGTCACCGGGCTGCTGGTGCTGTTCGGCATCGGGATGTTCCTCGGCAACCTGCTCGGCGGCAGGTTCGCCGACCGCCGGCTGATGCCGATGCTGTACGCCTCGCTCGGCGGGCTGGCCGTGGTGCTGGCGCTGTTCACCGTCACCGCGCACAGCAAGCCGCTGGCCGCCGTGACCATCCTGCTGGTGGGCGCGCTCGGCTTCGCCACCGTGCCGCCGCTGCAGAAGCGCGTGCTCGACCAGGCGCACGGCGCGCCCACCCTGGCCTCCGCCATGAACATCGGCGCCTTCAACCTCGGCAACGCGCTGGCCGCCTGGCTCGGCGGCACGGTGATCTCCGCCGGCCTCGGCTACACCGCCCCGAACTGGGTGGGCGCCGCTCTCGCCACCGCGGCCCTGCTGCTCGCCCTGCTCTCGGCCGCGCTGGAGCGCCGCGACCGGCACACCGGGCCGGTCGGCGCGGAATCCGCCGGGGCCGAGCCGCGCGTCCCGGTCCGGCACTGA
- a CDS encoding MarR family winged helix-turn-helix transcriptional regulator gives MTATDPALTALANGWAALSLLHGRIEAHVERALQSGHDLSVREYSLLDVLSRQHDGEGGHLQMKQVADAVVLSQSATTRLVTRLEDRGLLARYLCPTDRRGIYTDVSAAGLKLLGEARPTNDAALREALDEAAGNPELAPLVKAVESMDAPPA, from the coding sequence ATGACCGCCACCGACCCCGCGCTGACCGCCCTGGCCAACGGATGGGCAGCCCTCTCCCTGCTGCACGGCAGGATCGAGGCGCACGTCGAGCGGGCCCTGCAGTCCGGGCACGACCTGAGCGTGCGCGAGTACTCGCTGCTCGACGTGCTCAGCCGCCAGCACGACGGCGAGGGCGGCCACCTGCAGATGAAGCAGGTGGCCGACGCGGTCGTGCTCAGCCAGAGCGCCACCACCCGGCTGGTCACCCGCCTGGAGGACCGCGGCCTGCTCGCCCGCTACCTGTGCCCGACCGACCGCCGCGGCATCTACACCGATGTCAGTGCCGCCGGTCTGAAGCTCCTCGGCGAGGCCCGGCCGACCAACGACGCCGCCCTGCGCGAGGCCCTCGACGAGGCCGCCGGCAACCCGGAGCTGGCTCCCCTGGTCAAGGCGGTGGAGTCGATGGACGCGCCGCCGGCCTGA
- a CDS encoding NAD(P)/FAD-dependent oxidoreductase, which translates to MATSATVNGGVSYWCSDIGLAEPVPGAPAGSRAALDGPAEVDVAVVGGGFTGLWTAYYLKQADPALRIAVLEQKFCGYGASGRNGGWLYNGFAGRSVFARRYGRPRALAMQQAMNASVDEVLAVCAAEGIDADQVKGGVLEVARTPAQLARLDAFVAEEHAYGQPEVLRLSAAEASARIAVAGALGGSWTPHGAALHPAKLVRGLAAAVERLGVRIHEGTTVTAIHPARGAAPARAVTARGTVSARYVLRCTEGFTARLPGERRSWLPMNSSMIVTAPLPDSFWESVGWTDRQTLGDFAHAYMYAQRTADGRIALGGRGVPYRFGSRTDHDGDTAARTVEQLTGILTRFFPAARGVTIERAWSGVLGVPRDWCSTVALDPGSGLGWAGGYVGSGVTTTNLAARTLRDLVLGAPTELTALPWVGHAVRKWEPEPLRWLGVHGMYAAYHFADRQERSGRATTSPVARVADLVAGRH; encoded by the coding sequence GTGGCCACGTCCGCCACCGTCAACGGCGGTGTCTCCTACTGGTGCTCCGACATCGGACTGGCCGAGCCGGTGCCCGGTGCGCCCGCCGGGTCGCGGGCCGCGCTGGACGGGCCCGCCGAGGTTGACGTCGCCGTGGTCGGCGGCGGCTTCACGGGCCTGTGGACGGCCTACTACCTCAAGCAGGCCGACCCGGCGCTGCGGATCGCGGTGCTGGAACAGAAGTTCTGCGGCTACGGCGCCTCCGGGCGCAACGGCGGCTGGCTCTACAACGGCTTCGCCGGCCGCTCGGTCTTCGCCCGGCGCTACGGCCGGCCGCGTGCCCTGGCCATGCAGCAGGCGATGAACGCCTCGGTGGACGAGGTGCTGGCGGTCTGCGCCGCCGAGGGCATCGACGCCGACCAGGTCAAGGGCGGCGTGCTGGAGGTGGCCCGGACCCCGGCCCAACTGGCCCGGCTGGACGCCTTCGTGGCCGAGGAGCACGCCTACGGCCAGCCGGAGGTGCTGCGGCTGAGCGCCGCCGAGGCCTCCGCGCGGATCGCCGTAGCCGGTGCGCTGGGCGGGAGTTGGACACCGCACGGCGCCGCCCTGCACCCGGCGAAGCTGGTCCGCGGCCTGGCCGCCGCCGTCGAGCGGCTCGGCGTGCGGATCCACGAGGGCACCACCGTCACCGCGATCCACCCGGCCCGGGGCGCGGCCCCCGCCCGTGCCGTCACCGCGCGCGGCACCGTCTCGGCGCGCTACGTGCTGCGCTGCACCGAGGGGTTCACGGCCCGGCTGCCCGGCGAGCGGCGCAGCTGGCTGCCGATGAACTCCTCGATGATCGTCACCGCGCCGCTGCCCGACTCCTTCTGGGAGTCCGTCGGCTGGACGGACCGTCAGACCCTCGGCGACTTCGCCCACGCCTACATGTACGCCCAGCGCACCGCCGACGGCCGGATCGCGCTGGGCGGGCGCGGCGTGCCCTACCGCTTCGGCTCCCGGACCGACCACGACGGCGACACGGCGGCGCGCACGGTCGAGCAGCTGACCGGGATCCTCACCCGGTTTTTCCCGGCCGCCCGCGGCGTCACGATCGAGCGGGCCTGGTCGGGGGTGCTGGGCGTGCCGCGCGACTGGTGCTCGACCGTCGCGCTCGACCCGGGCAGCGGCCTGGGCTGGGCGGGCGGTTACGTCGGCAGCGGCGTGACCACCACCAACCTCGCCGCCCGCACCCTGCGCGACCTGGTGCTGGGCGCGCCCACCGAGCTGACCGCGCTGCCGTGGGTCGGCCACGCGGTGCGCAAGTGGGAGCCGGAGCCGCTGCGCTGGCTGGGCGTGCACGGCATGTACGCGGCCTACCACTTCGCCGACCGGCAGGAGCGGTCCGGACGGGCCACCACCTCGCCGGTGGCCCGGGTCGCGGACCTGGTCGCCGGGCGGCACTGA
- a CDS encoding CGNR zinc finger domain-containing protein → MSDHRPPAIFVADALGLDFLNSIATPATTTIDWLADGEGLLAWLEQAALVPPEVLARLREQAMPGELDRVAAQARDLREWFRAFVRHAGGRALRAADADDLQPLNQLLARDEQFVRLSATAGTAGGGLELRTERRWRAPESLLLPIGQALAALLAEEDFSQVKACQGPSCTLLFADHTRGRARRWCSMALCGNRAKQEAFRNRAKSAH, encoded by the coding sequence GTGTCCGACCACCGGCCGCCGGCCATCTTTGTCGCCGACGCCCTCGGCCTGGACTTCCTGAACTCGATCGCCACCCCGGCGACCACCACGATCGACTGGCTCGCCGACGGGGAGGGACTGCTGGCCTGGCTGGAGCAGGCCGCCCTGGTGCCGCCCGAGGTGCTGGCGCGCCTGCGCGAGCAGGCGATGCCGGGGGAACTGGACCGCGTCGCCGCCCAGGCGCGCGACCTCCGCGAGTGGTTCCGGGCCTTCGTGCGGCACGCCGGGGGCCGGGCGCTGCGCGCCGCGGACGCGGACGATCTCCAGCCGCTCAACCAACTACTGGCCCGCGACGAGCAGTTCGTGCGACTGTCGGCCACCGCCGGAACGGCCGGGGGCGGCCTGGAGCTGCGCACCGAACGCCGCTGGCGCGCCCCGGAGTCACTGCTCCTGCCGATCGGGCAGGCGCTGGCCGCGCTCCTCGCCGAGGAGGACTTCAGCCAGGTGAAGGCGTGCCAGGGCCCGTCCTGCACACTGCTGTTCGCGGACCACACCCGGGGCCGCGCCCGCCGCTGGTGCAGCATGGCGCTCTGCGGCAACCGGGCCAAGCAGGAGGCCTTCCGCAACCGCGCCAAGTCCGCGCACTGA
- a CDS encoding alpha/beta hydrolase, which translates to MSPNDATVLLVHGAWADGSSWRKVIGPLRGAGVRVLAAQLPLTSPAEDLAALERTLGRVEGPVVLVGHAYAGAVIAQVEDPRVRALVYVAALAPDEGETVAAVFGRAAPHPAAPALEPGPDGLIWLPEPAFAAAFAPGATAAEQGVLAAVQRPIALSCITTEVGRPRWRDLPSWFLVAERDRMIAPATQRFMADRMAARQVSAQVDHMPLLTAPGVVAEVVLEVVRSS; encoded by the coding sequence ATGTCCCCGAACGACGCGACGGTGCTGCTGGTGCACGGCGCCTGGGCCGACGGCTCCAGCTGGCGGAAGGTGATCGGCCCGCTGCGCGGGGCCGGGGTGCGGGTGCTGGCCGCGCAGTTGCCGCTGACCTCCCCGGCCGAGGACCTGGCCGCGCTGGAGCGGACGCTCGGGCGGGTCGAGGGGCCGGTGGTGCTGGTCGGCCACGCGTACGCCGGTGCCGTGATCGCCCAGGTCGAGGACCCTCGGGTGCGGGCCCTGGTGTACGTCGCCGCGCTCGCGCCGGACGAGGGCGAGACGGTCGCCGCCGTCTTCGGGCGCGCCGCGCCCCACCCTGCGGCGCCCGCGCTGGAGCCGGGCCCCGACGGTCTGATCTGGCTGCCGGAGCCGGCCTTCGCGGCAGCGTTCGCGCCCGGGGCCACCGCGGCGGAGCAGGGCGTGCTGGCGGCGGTGCAGCGGCCGATCGCGCTGTCCTGCATCACCACCGAGGTGGGCCGGCCGCGCTGGCGGGACCTGCCGAGCTGGTTCCTGGTGGCGGAGCGGGACCGGATGATCGCTCCCGCGACCCAGCGCTTCATGGCCGACCGGATGGCGGCCCGTCAGGTGTCCGCGCAGGTCGACCACATGCCGCTGCTCACCGCCCCGGGTGTGGTGGCGGAGGTCGTACTGGAGGTCGTCCGCTCCTCGTAA
- a CDS encoding alpha/beta fold hydrolase: protein MTSLAYRSVDVDGLRVFYREAGPADAPTLLLLHGFPSAGHMFRDLIPLLAGRFHLVAPDLPGFGQSEMPPREAFDYTFERLADTIDRFTEVIGLDRFALYVFDYGAPTGFRIAARHPERITAIVSQNGNAYEEGLSEGWNPIRAYWQDRSPANREALRAFLAPETTRWQYTEGTPDPTAVSPDGSTLDNAYLARPGADEVQLDLLGDYRTNLALYPRFQEYFRRHQPPLLAVWGRNDPFFLPAGAEAFTRDLPGAVVRLLDTGHFALETHAAEIAAAIEEFLG from the coding sequence ATGACTTCCCTCGCCTACCGCTCGGTGGACGTCGACGGCCTGCGGGTCTTCTACCGCGAGGCCGGCCCCGCCGACGCCCCGACCCTGCTCCTGCTGCACGGCTTCCCGAGCGCCGGACACATGTTCCGCGACCTCATCCCGCTGCTGGCCGGCCGCTTCCACCTGGTGGCGCCCGACCTGCCCGGCTTCGGCCAGTCCGAGATGCCGCCGCGCGAGGCCTTCGACTACACCTTCGAGCGCCTCGCGGACACCATCGACCGGTTCACCGAGGTGATCGGCCTGGACCGGTTCGCGCTCTACGTCTTCGACTACGGCGCACCCACCGGGTTCCGGATCGCGGCCAGGCACCCGGAGCGGATCACCGCGATCGTCTCGCAGAACGGCAACGCCTACGAGGAGGGCCTGAGCGAGGGCTGGAACCCGATCCGCGCCTACTGGCAGGACCGTTCACCGGCCAACCGCGAGGCGCTGCGCGCCTTCCTGGCGCCGGAGACCACCCGCTGGCAGTACACCGAGGGCACGCCCGACCCGACCGCCGTCTCGCCGGACGGCAGCACCCTGGACAACGCCTACCTGGCCCGGCCCGGAGCCGACGAGGTGCAGCTCGACCTGCTCGGCGACTACCGCACCAACCTCGCGCTCTACCCGCGGTTCCAGGAGTACTTCCGCCGGCACCAGCCGCCGCTGCTCGCGGTCTGGGGCCGCAACGACCCGTTCTTCCTGCCGGCCGGTGCCGAGGCGTTCACCCGGGACCTGCCCGGGGCCGTGGTGCGGCTGCTCGACACCGGCCACTTCGCCCTGGAGACCCATGCGGCCGAGATCGCCGCGGCCATCGAGGAGTTCCTCGGCTGA